Proteins from one candidate division KSB1 bacterium genomic window:
- a CDS encoding trimethylamine methyltransferase family protein has product MTETIRTPLKVAPYLRMSEHQINLIHSGSMQILNDPGLVCFNEHAADLYEQAGCRVKRRMRGNAGCLECAHPGSCVIQKHLESVPRRIILGARNPENKLELDAEKPHVYFGTGSETNIVLHSQLKEYTAKDDASQTRVLAEFQSERGSLQNLCRSAKSGGN; this is encoded by the coding sequence ATGACAGAAACCATTCGAACCCCCCTAAAAGTGGCTCCCTATCTCCGAATGTCGGAACACCAGATTAATTTGATTCATTCAGGCTCTATGCAGATTCTGAATGATCCGGGGCTTGTCTGTTTTAATGAACACGCCGCTGATCTTTACGAACAGGCGGGCTGCCGCGTCAAACGTCGAATGCGCGGCAATGCCGGATGTCTCGAATGTGCGCATCCCGGCTCATGCGTGATTCAGAAACACCTCGAATCCGTTCCCCGGCGGATTATTCTGGGTGCACGCAATCCCGAGAACAAGCTCGAACTGGATGCTGAAAAACCGCATGTCTATTTTGGCACCGGCTCTGAAACCAATATTGTATTGCACTCACAATTAAAAGAGTACACAGCCAAAGACGACGCATCGCAAACCCGGGTCCTTGCGGAATTTCAGAGCGAGCGCGGATCGCTGCAGAATCTCTGCCGCTCGGCAAAATCGGGCGGCAATTAG